The proteins below are encoded in one region of Clostridium fermenticellae:
- the tsaD gene encoding tRNA (adenosine(37)-N6)-threonylcarbamoyltransferase complex transferase subunit TsaD translates to MNENIKILAIESSCDETSAAIVINGRKVLSNVISSQIDIHTKFGGVVPEIASRKHIEVIALVVQQALEEAQVELKDVDAIGVTYGPGLVGALLVGMQYAKSLAYAIKKPLIGVNHIEGHISANFIQYSDLKPPFMCLVVSGGHTFIVYMKDYGEFEMLGQTRDDAAGEAYDKVARAIGLGYPGGPKIDKISKDGDENAIKFPRANFHENDSLDFSFSGVKSAVLNYLNKKQMKGEKVNTADVAASFQKAVVGFLVDNAIKACKLKKVNKIAVAGGVAANTYLRKTLIKEGALNNINVLVPETVLCTDNAAMIGSAAYFEYKKGNLSDLRLNAVPNLKLGQR, encoded by the coding sequence ATGAATGAAAATATAAAAATACTTGCTATAGAGAGTAGTTGTGACGAAACATCTGCAGCTATCGTAATTAATGGAAGAAAAGTACTGTCAAATGTAATTTCATCTCAAATAGATATACACACAAAATTTGGAGGAGTTGTACCTGAAATAGCATCAAGAAAGCATATAGAAGTTATAGCATTGGTTGTTCAACAAGCACTTGAAGAAGCTCAAGTTGAACTTAAAGACGTGGATGCAATTGGTGTAACATATGGTCCCGGACTTGTTGGGGCTCTCCTTGTTGGAATGCAGTATGCTAAATCACTAGCCTATGCGATAAAGAAACCGTTGATAGGTGTAAATCACATAGAAGGTCATATAAGTGCGAATTTCATACAGTATAGTGATTTGAAGCCTCCATTTATGTGCCTTGTTGTATCTGGAGGACATACATTTATTGTATATATGAAGGATTATGGAGAATTTGAAATGCTTGGTCAAACAAGAGATGATGCAGCTGGTGAAGCATATGACAAAGTTGCAAGAGCAATTGGACTTGGATACCCAGGTGGACCTAAGATAGATAAAATTTCTAAAGATGGAGATGAGAATGCTATAAAATTCCCAAGGGCCAACTTTCATGAGAATGATTCCCTTGATTTTTCATTTAGCGGTGTTAAATCTGCGGTTTTAAATTACCTGAATAAAAAACAGATGAAGGGCGAGAAAGTAAATACAGCTGATGTAGCCGCATCATTTCAAAAAGCTGTAGTTGGTTTTCTGGTAGATAATGCAATTAAAGCTTGTAAACTAAAGAAGGTAAATAAAATAGCTGTCGCTGGTGGTGTTGCTGCAAATACATATTTAAGAAAAACTCTTATAAAGGAAGGAGCGCTAAATAACATAAATGTTCTGGTTCCAGAAACTGTATTATGTACTGATAATGCTGCAATGATAGGCAGTGCAGCATATTTTGAGTATAAAAAAGGCAATTTATCGGATTTAAGATTAAATGCAGTTCCAAACTTGAAACTTGGTCAAAGATAA
- a CDS encoding pyruvate carboxylase: protein MVKKFKRVLVANRGEIAIRIFRACNELGIRTVAIYSDEDKRSLFRTKADEAYLIGKNKGPVEAYLNIDEIISLALKKGVDAIHPGYGFLSENAEFAKKCQEAGIEFIGPTDEMMNKMGDKIQSKIMAEKAGVKTIPGVQETIKTDEEALKFARICGYPVMLKAAAGGGGRGMRIVYEEKDLIQAYRSAKNEAKKAFGIDDMFIEKYLESPKHIEVQVLGDKYDNIVHLFERDCSIQRRHQKVIEFTPAVAIPEEIRKDICEDALKIAKSVNYRSAGTLEFLVDKNLNHYFIEMNPRIQVEHTVTEMVTGIDIVQSQILIAEGYSLDSKEVGIRSQEDIKPRGYAIQCRITTEDPMNNFAPDNGKIDVYRTGSGFGIRLDGGNGFTGAVISPYYDSLLVKTIAWSRTFKDAIRKSIRSVKETTVSGVKTNVDFLINVLNHKDFAEGKCDTNFIANNPELFEISPKADEELRILKYVGDIVVNKTKGEKDDYDVPVVPKFEPTESLYGTKQILDEKGPQGLVDWIKSQNKLLITDTTMRDAHQSLMATRMRTIDMLKASQAQSVLGKDIFSLEVWGGATFDVAYRFLKESPWERLEELRKRIPNVLFQMLLRGANAVGYKNYPDNVIRKFIQQSAKSGVDVFRIFDSLNWLKGMEVATDEVLNQGKIAETCMCYTGDILDESRDKYSLKYYVDLAKKIEKTGAHILGIKDMSALLKPYAALKLIRALKQEISIPIHLHTHDTTGNGVATVLMAAHGGLDIVDTALSSMSGLTSQPSLNSVVAALKNTERDTGIDLDDMQALSDYWSAVRPVYKEFESGLKTGTAEIYKYEIPGGQYSNLKPQVESFGLGHRFEDVKDMYRKVNYMVGDIVKVTPSSKMVGDLAIFMIKNDLTPENIYEKAKNMPFPDSVVTFFKGMMGQPMGGFPEKLQKLVLKDEKPITCRPGELLPDDDFGKIKKHLDEKFKMDASDQDVISYSLYPDVFEGFLKYVKEYGDLSHMGSDVFFHGLKEGETCEVEIAEGKTLIVQLLQIGKLDAQGYRTLVFEVNGNRREIKIKDKVSSAKIEISEANVQFADPDNENEIGASIPGTVLKTLVNEGAKVEKGQSLVVIEAMKMETNVTAPKNGVIEKVLVKEGNQVKSGELLVKLK, encoded by the coding sequence TTGGTTAAAAAATTTAAGAGAGTTCTTGTTGCAAACAGAGGAGAAATTGCCATAAGAATTTTCAGGGCTTGTAATGAATTGGGAATAAGAACGGTGGCTATATATTCAGATGAAGATAAACGCTCATTGTTCAGAACAAAAGCTGATGAAGCATATTTGATAGGTAAAAATAAAGGTCCTGTTGAGGCTTATTTAAATATTGACGAAATAATAAGCCTTGCACTTAAAAAAGGTGTTGATGCTATACATCCTGGATATGGATTTTTATCCGAAAATGCTGAGTTTGCAAAGAAATGTCAGGAAGCTGGTATTGAATTTATAGGACCTACAGATGAAATGATGAATAAGATGGGAGATAAAATTCAATCCAAGATTATGGCTGAAAAGGCTGGAGTAAAAACTATTCCTGGAGTACAAGAAACTATAAAAACTGATGAGGAAGCCTTAAAATTTGCAAGAATATGTGGATATCCAGTTATGCTAAAAGCTGCAGCAGGCGGCGGCGGCAGGGGAATGAGAATTGTGTATGAGGAAAAAGATCTTATTCAAGCATATAGAAGTGCTAAAAATGAAGCTAAAAAAGCTTTTGGCATAGATGATATGTTTATTGAAAAGTATCTTGAAAGCCCTAAACATATAGAGGTACAAGTATTAGGGGATAAGTATGATAATATAGTGCATCTATTTGAAAGAGATTGTTCAATACAAAGAAGACATCAAAAAGTTATAGAATTTACACCTGCAGTAGCAATTCCAGAGGAAATAAGAAAAGATATATGTGAGGATGCACTTAAAATAGCTAAATCTGTAAACTACAGAAGTGCTGGTACATTAGAATTTTTGGTTGACAAAAATTTAAATCATTACTTTATAGAAATGAATCCAAGAATTCAAGTTGAACATACTGTAACTGAAATGGTTACCGGTATAGATATTGTACAAAGCCAGATACTTATAGCTGAAGGGTATAGTTTAGATTCTAAAGAAGTTGGAATACGCTCACAGGAAGATATAAAACCTAGAGGATACGCAATACAATGCAGAATAACAACAGAAGATCCAATGAATAATTTTGCACCTGACAATGGGAAGATAGATGTATATAGAACTGGGTCAGGGTTTGGAATAAGACTTGATGGCGGAAATGGATTTACAGGTGCAGTTATAAGTCCTTACTATGATAGTCTGCTTGTTAAGACAATAGCTTGGTCAAGAACATTTAAAGATGCAATAAGAAAGTCAATTCGTTCAGTAAAAGAAACTACAGTTTCAGGAGTAAAAACAAATGTTGATTTCCTGATAAATGTTTTAAATCATAAAGACTTTGCAGAAGGAAAGTGTGATACTAATTTTATAGCTAATAACCCAGAATTATTTGAAATATCACCAAAAGCAGATGAAGAACTTAGAATATTAAAATATGTAGGAGATATAGTTGTAAATAAAACAAAAGGCGAAAAAGATGATTATGATGTTCCTGTAGTTCCTAAATTTGAACCTACTGAATCATTGTATGGTACAAAACAAATATTGGATGAAAAAGGTCCTCAAGGATTGGTTGATTGGATAAAATCTCAGAATAAATTGCTTATAACAGATACTACAATGAGAGATGCACATCAATCCCTTATGGCAACAAGAATGAGAACAATTGATATGCTTAAAGCTTCTCAAGCTCAATCAGTCCTTGGAAAGGATATATTCTCACTTGAGGTTTGGGGTGGAGCGACATTTGATGTTGCATATAGATTTTTAAAGGAATCTCCTTGGGAGAGACTTGAAGAACTTAGAAAGAGAATACCTAATGTATTATTTCAGATGCTTTTAAGAGGAGCAAATGCTGTTGGATATAAAAATTATCCTGATAATGTAATAAGAAAGTTTATACAGCAGTCAGCAAAATCTGGAGTAGATGTTTTTAGAATATTTGATTCATTAAACTGGTTGAAAGGCATGGAAGTTGCAACTGATGAAGTATTAAATCAGGGTAAAATTGCTGAAACTTGTATGTGTTATACAGGTGATATACTTGATGAAAGTAGAGATAAATACAGCCTTAAATATTATGTAGATCTTGCTAAGAAAATAGAAAAGACGGGAGCTCATATACTTGGAATAAAGGATATGTCGGCTTTACTTAAGCCATATGCAGCATTAAAACTTATAAGGGCATTAAAACAGGAAATATCCATACCTATACATCTTCATACACATGATACTACAGGAAATGGAGTAGCAACAGTATTAATGGCAGCTCATGGAGGTTTGGATATAGTTGATACAGCACTTAGCAGTATGTCTGGACTTACAAGTCAGCCTTCTTTAAACTCTGTAGTTGCAGCATTAAAGAATACTGAAAGAGATACAGGCATTGATTTAGACGATATGCAGGCACTATCAGATTACTGGAGTGCAGTAAGACCTGTATATAAGGAGTTTGAATCAGGTTTGAAAACTGGAACTGCTGAGATATACAAATACGAAATTCCTGGAGGACAATATTCGAATTTAAAACCTCAGGTTGAAAGTTTTGGTTTAGGGCACAGATTTGAAGATGTGAAGGATATGTATAGAAAAGTAAATTATATGGTAGGAGATATAGTAAAAGTTACACCATCATCAAAAATGGTTGGTGATTTAGCAATATTTATGATTAAAAATGACTTGACTCCTGAAAATATATATGAAAAAGCTAAGAATATGCCTTTCCCTGATTCTGTGGTAACTTTCTTCAAAGGTATGATGGGACAACCGATGGGCGGATTTCCAGAAAAACTTCAAAAATTGGTGTTGAAAGATGAAAAACCTATTACGTGTAGACCGGGAGAACTTCTTCCAGATGATGATTTTGGAAAAATAAAAAAACATTTGGACGAAAAATTCAAGATGGATGCGAGTGATCAAGATGTTATAAGCTACTCTTTATATCCAGATGTATTTGAAGGATTTTTAAAATACGTTAAAGAGTATGGAGATTTAAGTCATATGGGAAGTGATGTATTTTTCCATGGACTTAAAGAAGGAGAAACTTGTGAGGTTGAAATTGCTGAAGGAAAAACACTTATTGTTCAACTTCTTCAAATAGGGAAGTTAGATGCTCAAGGATATAGGACTTTAGTCTTTGAAGTGAATGGCAATAGAAGAGAGATAAAAATAAAAGATAAAGTAAGTAGTGCAAAAATAGAGATCTCAGAAGCTAATGTTCAGTTTGCAGATCCGGATAATGAAAATGAAATAGGTGCAAGTATTCCAGGAACTGTATTGAAAACATTGGTTAATGAAGGAGCTAAGGTGGAGAAAGGACAAAGCCTGGTTGTAATAGAGGCTATGAAGATGGAAACAAATGTTACTGCACCTAAGAATGGTGTTATTGAAAAAGTGTTAGTAAAAGAAGGAAATCAGGTTAAGAGCGGAGAACTTCTCGTTAAGTTAAAATAA
- a CDS encoding M20 family metallopeptidase has protein sequence MNLIEVIKENMSEIISVRKRLNDNAELSFKEYKTHNIINDFLNSMDIKTCDVFNTGVVGLLNRGDECTAIRADMDALPVNGVSHACGHDYHMAVVLGCALILKKIGFKKCIKFIFQPAEEDSGGALPMIREGVLKNPKVTKIVGFHVWPELNVGSIEVASGASMASVDDFIMTFRGKGGHAAMPYLCNNTIYPAMDFIQTSNEKFHLRNNPLNPFVATFASINSGNAPNVISDETKVMGTVRTFDNNLRKVLEDEIESTAKICAENFKCKLDIEYEYGYPPLINNAELTDKFIKLTKGILGSENVSGLEKSFTAEDFAFFAEECPSVHFRLGISDKIKGMNALHSSNFDASDEALFYGVYVIVNFILNM, from the coding sequence ATGAATTTGATAGAAGTAATAAAGGAAAATATGTCAGAGATAATAAGTGTAAGAAAAAGATTAAACGATAATGCCGAGTTATCATTTAAGGAGTATAAGACACACAATATAATAAATGATTTTTTAAATAGTATGGATATAAAAACATGTGATGTATTTAATACTGGCGTAGTAGGACTTCTAAATAGAGGGGATGAATGTACTGCCATAAGAGCTGATATGGATGCTCTTCCTGTCAATGGAGTATCACATGCATGTGGACATGATTACCATATGGCGGTTGTACTCGGGTGCGCACTAATATTAAAAAAGATTGGATTCAAGAAATGTATAAAATTTATTTTTCAACCAGCAGAAGAGGACAGCGGTGGAGCACTTCCAATGATAAGAGAGGGTGTTCTTAAAAATCCTAAAGTTACAAAAATAGTAGGATTTCATGTGTGGCCTGAGCTTAATGTGGGAAGTATAGAAGTAGCCTCGGGAGCATCTATGGCTTCTGTTGACGATTTTATAATGACATTTAGAGGTAAAGGTGGTCACGCTGCAATGCCGTATCTTTGTAATAATACGATTTATCCTGCTATGGACTTTATTCAAACGTCGAATGAAAAGTTTCACTTGAGAAATAATCCATTGAATCCTTTTGTAGCTACATTTGCTTCCATTAATTCTGGAAATGCACCAAATGTAATAAGTGATGAAACGAAAGTTATGGGAACGGTAAGAACTTTTGATAATAATCTTAGAAAGGTTTTAGAAGATGAAATAGAAAGTACAGCAAAAATCTGTGCGGAAAATTTTAAATGTAAGCTTGATATTGAATATGAATATGGATATCCTCCTTTAATAAATAATGCTGAACTTACAGATAAATTTATAAAATTAACTAAAGGCATACTTGGAAGTGAAAATGTTTCTGGTCTTGAAAAGAGCTTCACGGCTGAGGACTTCGCTTTTTTTGCTGAAGAGTGTCCATCAGTACATTTTAGGCTTGGAATAAGCGATAAGATAAAGGGAATGAATGCACTTCATTCAAGTAACTTCGATGCATCTGATGAGGCCCTGTTCTATGGGGTATATGTTATAGTTAACTTTATATTGAATATGTAA